A stretch of DNA from Streptomyces rubradiris:
ATGAGGGGTTGCCGGCGGATGAGCGTTTGATTAGAAGTTAGTGACGTGATCATGTCAGGACAAGGTTGACGGCAAAACCTTCACATCCCGTACGATGGGAGGCGCAGAAGGGGAGTAGCTCTTCGCCGGACCGTCGACATACTGCTCAGCGAGCCTGAGCCGGCGCCCGGAGGCGGCTTCCGGCAGGAGCCGCCAGCGAGACCTTCGGCAAGCAGTGCACGCCCGTGCCCCACCGGCACGGGCGAGAAGTGTGCTGCCGTGCCGAGGTGTCATCGCGTGACGTACCGCACTCTCGGTGGGGCAGCCCGACCGATTGAGGACCTTTGATCAGCATCACCGTGACGGCGCTCGTCTTCGGCGTCGTCTTCCTCGCCGAACTGCCGGACAAGACCGCGCTCGCCGGTCTCGTGCTCGGCACCCGTTACCGCGCCTCGTACGTCTTCGCGGGCGTCGCCGCCGCCTTCCTGCTGCACGTCGTGCTCGCCGTCGCGGCCGGCAGCGTGCTCACCCTGCTGCCGCAGCAGATCGTGCACGCCCTCACCGGCGTGCTCTTCCTCGGCGGGGCCGCGATGCTCATGCTGAAGAAGGACGACGGCGAGGAGGAGGTCAAGAAGCCCGCCGACCAGTCCTTCTGGAAGGTCGCGGGCACCGGCTTCATGCTCATCCTGGTCGCCGAGTTCGGCGATCTCACCCAGATCATGACCGCCAACCTCGCCGCCCGCTACGACGACCCGGTCTCCGTCGGTCTCGGCGCGGTGCTCGGTCTGTGGGCCGTCGCCGGGCTCGGCATCGTCGGCGGAAAGGCCCTGATGAGGCGGGTGCCGCTGCGGCTGATCACGCAGATCGCGGCCGTGCTGATGCTGGCGCTCGGCGCCTGGAGCCTGTGGGAAGCGGTGGCCGGCTGAGC
This window harbors:
- a CDS encoding TMEM165/GDT1 family protein, translated to MISITVTALVFGVVFLAELPDKTALAGLVLGTRYRASYVFAGVAAAFLLHVVLAVAAGSVLTLLPQQIVHALTGVLFLGGAAMLMLKKDDGEEEVKKPADQSFWKVAGTGFMLILVAEFGDLTQIMTANLAARYDDPVSVGLGAVLGLWAVAGLGIVGGKALMRRVPLRLITQIAAVLMLALGAWSLWEAVAG